One window of Aerosakkonema funiforme FACHB-1375 genomic DNA carries:
- a CDS encoding AMP-binding protein, which produces MNDRQLSNNNYHLPTTNIAAILHDRAVSSPLVPAIIDTYKSSSRITSFAELELAASRACTLLRRSGLQPGDAVLVFYPMSAELYGIMLALFRLGLVAMFLDPGAGRKHIERCCNLHPPQAFIGSPKAHLLRLVSPALRRIPIKFAIGFPVPGAISLHSGRHLPLDPEIVRCNADTPALLTFTSGSTGQPKAALRTHGFLIAQYRALAQTLQPTPETIELTALPIFVLANLASGMTTLIPRGDLRFPSAIVPSPIIAQIQTHKPNRILASPAFLERLAEYCLKHRITLPSIEKIYSGGAAVMPGSIAQWQHISPQAEFIVVYGSTEAEPIAHISDRDIKHEDIVATLNGRGLLVGKPVFAIQLKIMYQQWGKPINSYSRAEFATACLPPESTGEIVVSGNHVLPSYLHGHGNEETKFNVDGTPWHRTGDAGYLDLQGRLWLLGRCQACIEDEYGILYPFAVEAVVQYYPGIRRAAVVSHQGQRILVIELNNRQAQINLTSLQQSLANYHIQAIKIFKKIPVDKRHNSKIDYPALHKLLQVSRSTD; this is translated from the coding sequence ATGAACGATCGCCAACTATCCAACAACAATTATCACTTACCGACAACGAACATTGCAGCTATTTTGCACGATCGCGCTGTCAGCAGCCCTCTAGTACCAGCAATAATCGATACATATAAAAGTAGCAGTCGCATCACGAGTTTTGCCGAACTGGAACTGGCAGCCAGTCGCGCTTGTACCCTGCTGCGCCGCAGCGGTTTGCAGCCTGGAGATGCCGTGCTGGTGTTTTATCCCATGTCAGCAGAACTTTACGGGATAATGCTTGCCTTGTTCCGCCTGGGACTGGTGGCCATGTTCCTAGACCCAGGTGCTGGTAGAAAACACATAGAAAGATGTTGTAATTTACACCCACCTCAAGCATTTATCGGCAGTCCCAAAGCACACCTGTTGCGCTTGGTATCACCCGCGTTGCGTCGCATTCCGATTAAATTTGCGATCGGCTTTCCTGTTCCCGGCGCAATTTCTTTGCACAGCGGACGGCATTTACCGTTAGATCCGGAGATTGTGCGTTGCAACGCCGATACACCAGCTTTGCTCACATTTACCAGCGGTAGTACCGGACAGCCAAAAGCAGCGTTACGCACACATGGTTTTCTGATCGCTCAGTATCGCGCTTTGGCACAAACTTTGCAACCAACTCCAGAAACAATCGAACTGACTGCTTTACCTATTTTTGTGCTGGCAAATTTAGCTTCGGGGATGACAACATTAATTCCCAGAGGCGATTTGCGATTTCCGAGTGCGATCGTACCATCTCCGATAATTGCACAAATTCAAACTCACAAACCGAATCGAATATTAGCATCTCCCGCATTTTTAGAACGCTTAGCTGAATATTGCCTCAAACATCGTATTACCCTGCCTAGTATTGAGAAAATTTATAGCGGCGGTGCTGCTGTCATGCCAGGATCGATCGCACAATGGCAGCACATTTCTCCCCAAGCCGAATTCATCGTCGTCTACGGTTCCACCGAAGCCGAACCGATTGCCCACATTTCCGATCGCGACATCAAACACGAAGACATTGTTGCGACACTCAACGGACGCGGTTTGCTAGTAGGAAAACCCGTTTTTGCCATTCAATTAAAAATTATGTACCAACAATGGGGAAAACCTATTAATTCTTATTCTCGTGCCGAATTTGCCACAGCTTGCCTACCTCCCGAATCAACTGGAGAAATTGTTGTCAGCGGCAATCATGTTTTACCCAGCTATTTGCACGGACATGGCAACGAAGAAACTAAATTCAACGTAGACGGTACACCCTGGCATCGAACAGGCGACGCTGGTTATCTCGATTTGCAAGGTCGCTTGTGGTTATTAGGTCGCTGTCAAGCTTGCATCGAAGACGAATACGGTATCCTTTATCCGTTTGCCGTCGAAGCGGTAGTTCAATATTACCCCGGCATTCGTCGCGCTGCGGTTGTTTCTCATCAAGGACAGCGAATTTTAGTAATTGAATTAAACAATCGGCAAGCTCAAATTAACTTGACATCTTTGCAACAATCTCTAGCAAATTATCATATTCAAGCAATTAAGATATTTAAAAAGATTCCTGTAGACAAACGTCATA